In a single window of the Jaculus jaculus isolate mJacJac1 chromosome Y, mJacJac1.mat.Y.cur, whole genome shotgun sequence genome:
- the LOC101598353 gene encoding LOW QUALITY PROTEIN: 2-aminoethanethiol dioxygenase (The sequence of the model RefSeq protein was modified relative to this genomic sequence to represent the inferred CDS: deleted 1 base in 1 codon; substituted 2 bases at 2 genomic stop codons), which yields MPRDNMASLIQRIARQACLTFRGGAASGPEPASGAGFPENLSKLKHLLTQVRAEDLNIALRQAPQQPLPPHLPPVTYMHIYXTDGFSLGVFLLKSGTSIPLHDHPGMHGMLKVLYGTVRISCMDKLEAAAGEQRPRAPPPEQQFEPPLQPREREAARPGVLRSRAEYTEASGPCILTPHRDNLHQIDAVDGPAAFLDILAPPYDPDEGRDCHYYRMLEPVRPKETXASSSACDLPREVWLLETPQADDFWCEGEPYPGPKVFP from the exons ATGCCCCGGGACAACATGGCCTCCCTTATCCAGCGCATCGCCCGGCAGGCTTGCCTCACCTTCCGGGGCGGAGCGGCATCGGGCCCCGAGCCGGCCTCGGGCGCCGGGTTCCCGGAGAACCTGAGCAAGCTGAAGCACCTGCTGACCCAGGTCCGCGCCGAGGACCTCAACATCGCCCTGCGCCAGGCC CCCCAGCAGCCGCTGCCGCCGCACCTGCCGCCCGTGACCTACATGCACATCTACTAGACGGACGGCTTCAGCCTCGGCGTGTTCCTGCTCAAGAGCGGCACGTCCATCCCGCTGCACGACCACCCGGGCATGCACGGCATGCTCAAGGTGCTCTACGGCACGGTGCGCATCAGCTGCATGGACAAGCTGGAGGCTGCGGCCGGCGAGCAGCGGCCCCGGGCGCCGCCTCCCGAGCAGCAGTTCGAGCCCCCGCTGCAACCCCGCGAGCGCGAGGCCGCGCGCCCCGGAGTGCTGCGCTCCCGGGCCGAGTACACCGAAGCCAGCGGTCCGTGCATCCTCACGCCTCACCGGGACAACCTGCACCAGATCGACGCCGTGGACGGGCCCGCCGCCTTCCTGGACATCCTGGCCCCGCCCTACGACCCGGACGAAGGCAGGGACTGTCACTACTACCGAATGCTGGAGCCCGTCAGACCCAAGGAGACCTGAGCCTCAAGCTCGGCCTGTGACCTGCCCAGAGAGGTGTGGCTCTTGGAGACCCCGCAAGCTGATGACTTCTGGTGTGAGGGAGAACCCTACCCAGGGCCCAAGGTCTTCCCTTAG